One window of the Dehalococcoidales bacterium genome contains the following:
- a CDS encoding alpha/beta fold hydrolase: MIEQEVSFKSEALNLYGTLAMPDSRGPFPAVLFIAGSGQVDRNENHKKFPINLFREFAILFAGEGIASLRFDKRGVGASEGDYWTTGFSDNTTDTLAALDYVKSNKEIKPGAVFLLGHSEGALIAVRLAGQGVDVAGAVLLAGAAQRGEDILRWQTRQVAAGMKGLNGLLIKLLRIDIAKAQQKQMDKIKRSTKDSYRVQLVARLNAKWLREFIDYDPAPDLSRMKIPALAITGSKDIQVDPSDLVKMAELVNSDFEYHEIPNVTHILRFQEGTPSLATYKKQVNQPMDTRI; the protein is encoded by the coding sequence ATGATTGAGCAAGAGGTATCCTTTAAATCGGAAGCCCTTAATTTGTATGGCACTCTGGCGATGCCGGATTCGAGGGGACCTTTCCCGGCAGTTTTGTTTATTGCCGGCTCCGGACAGGTCGACCGGAATGAAAACCACAAAAAGTTTCCTATTAACCTGTTCCGTGAATTTGCCATTTTGTTTGCCGGGGAGGGAATTGCCAGCCTGAGGTTTGATAAAAGGGGTGTCGGTGCCAGCGAAGGTGATTACTGGACTACCGGGTTCTCTGACAATACTACAGACACTCTGGCGGCGCTGGATTACGTCAAGTCCAACAAGGAAATTAAACCCGGAGCAGTATTCCTGCTAGGTCACAGCGAGGGTGCGTTGATTGCTGTCAGGCTGGCCGGACAGGGTGTTGACGTAGCAGGAGCCGTCCTTCTGGCCGGAGCAGCACAGCGCGGCGAAGACATATTGAGGTGGCAAACCCGACAGGTTGCCGCCGGTATGAAAGGACTGAACGGATTATTAATCAAATTGCTGCGTATCGATATTGCCAAGGCACAGCAGAAACAGATGGACAAGATTAAACGGTCTACGAAGGACTCGTACCGTGTGCAGCTTGTCGCGAGGTTGAACGCCAAATGGTTGCGTGAGTTCATAGACTACGACCCGGCACCGGATTTGTCTCGCATGAAGATACCGGCTCTGGCTATTACGGGCTCCAAGGATATTCAGGTAGACCCTTCAGACCTAGTGAAGATGGCAGAACTTGTGAATAGTGATTTTGAATACCATGAGATTCCCAACGTGACGCATATTCTCAGATTTCAAGAGGGTACACCGTCACTGGCCACGTACAAGAAGCAGGTCAATCAGCCGATGGACACACGTATC
- the mdh gene encoding malate dehydrogenase produces the protein MKKGKSMSNRFKVSIIGAGNVGSSCAQRIAERDYADITLLDIVEGLPQGKALDIQESGPVLGFDTCLTGTNSYAETAGSDVVVITSGVARKPGMSRDDLLLTNKEIIAAVTRNTVSQSPDCVVIVATNPVDAMVYLALHESGFNRNRVFGLSGVLDTARLSSFIAEELDVSVEDVAACVLGEHGRSMVLVPRLTTVNGTPITEILPAETVDRLVERTVGGGAEIVGLLKTGSAFYAPSAAIAQMVEAVLLDKKRILPCAVRLDGEYGVTDTVISVPVKLGRSGVEQVIELQLTAEEKDALTDSAKSVQELIKVMKLG, from the coding sequence ATGAAGAAAGGAAAGTCGATGAGCAATCGTTTCAAGGTCAGTATCATTGGTGCCGGTAACGTTGGTTCTTCCTGTGCGCAGCGTATTGCCGAGCGCGACTACGCCGATATTACCCTGCTCGATATTGTCGAGGGGCTGCCCCAGGGGAAAGCGCTGGATATCCAGGAATCGGGCCCGGTGCTCGGGTTCGACACCTGTCTGACAGGCACCAACAGCTATGCAGAGACCGCCGGTTCGGACGTGGTGGTAATCACTTCCGGCGTGGCCCGGAAACCGGGTATGAGTCGTGACGACCTGCTTCTGACCAACAAGGAGATTATTGCTGCGGTTACCCGGAATACCGTCAGCCAGTCACCGGACTGCGTGGTTATCGTGGCCACAAATCCGGTCGATGCCATGGTCTACCTGGCCCTTCATGAGAGCGGGTTCAACCGGAACCGCGTATTCGGCCTGTCCGGTGTCCTCGATACCGCCCGATTGAGCAGCTTCATTGCCGAGGAGCTCGATGTATCCGTCGAGGATGTGGCTGCCTGCGTCCTGGGAGAGCACGGCCGCAGCATGGTGCTTGTCCCCCGCCTGACCACGGTCAACGGCACCCCGATAACCGAAATCCTGCCCGCGGAGACCGTTGACCGGCTGGTGGAACGTACCGTCGGCGGTGGAGCGGAGATTGTCGGGCTGCTCAAGACCGGGAGCGCCTTCTACGCACCCTCAGCGGCGATTGCCCAGATGGTGGAGGCAGTCCTGCTCGATAAGAAGAGGATTCTGCCCTGTGCGGTACGCCTGGATGGAGAGTACGGTGTAACGGACACCGTCATCAGCGTACCGGTGAAGCTGGGCCGCAGTGGTGTTGAACAGGTAATCGAGTTGCAGCTTACGGCCGAAGAGAAAGACGCTCTGACGGACTCGGCAAAGTCGGTGCAGGAGCTAATCAAGGTCATGAAGCTGGGGTGA
- a CDS encoding CoA transferase, translated as MQQALTDLTVLDLTHYVAGPYCTKLLADYGAKVIKIEKPGAGDGARRLGPFYGDDPHPEKSGLFLHLNTNKKGITLNLKTATGTRIFSELLKDAHILVENFSPRVMPGLGLDYETLDSTNPGLVMTSISNFGQTGPYRDYVATELVSFAMGVHMYNEGEPDREPLRFPGYKSQYLAGTHAAAVTMGAYFGSKATGAGQHVDVSIMECMVAPPEGAAVLMGYAFSGAQAGRQGSRREGSFPWGVYPCKDGHIFVYGIVGFFWPRIAAWMGMPGLVEDERFATPEARREHHSDFDAIFLPWLLEHTRDELFHSAQAQRLPVTPVYAIDEVLKDAQFNARGFFQEIEHPVIGRATYPGLPFKLPETPTMPQKPAPLLGEHNYEVYCERLGYSRQDLVRLREMNII; from the coding sequence ATGCAGCAAGCGCTGACCGACCTCACGGTGCTGGACCTCACTCATTATGTGGCCGGCCCGTACTGCACCAAGCTCCTGGCCGATTACGGTGCAAAGGTCATCAAGATTGAGAAGCCCGGTGCTGGTGACGGGGCGCGGCGACTGGGCCCCTTCTACGGAGATGACCCCCACCCTGAGAAGAGCGGCCTTTTCCTCCACCTGAACACCAACAAGAAAGGAATCACCCTCAACCTGAAGACCGCTACCGGCACCAGGATATTTAGTGAGCTTCTCAAAGACGCACACATACTGGTAGAGAACTTTTCACCGAGGGTGATGCCCGGTCTGGGCCTGGATTATGAGACCCTGGACAGTACCAACCCGGGGCTGGTGATGACGTCCATCTCCAACTTCGGACAGACCGGCCCCTACCGTGATTATGTGGCAACAGAGCTGGTCAGTTTCGCCATGGGCGTTCATATGTACAACGAAGGCGAACCAGACCGTGAACCGCTGCGGTTCCCCGGTTACAAGTCGCAATACCTGGCGGGGACACACGCTGCCGCGGTCACCATGGGAGCCTACTTCGGGAGCAAGGCAACCGGAGCCGGCCAGCATGTGGACGTCTCCATCATGGAGTGCATGGTGGCTCCCCCGGAAGGGGCGGCCGTACTGATGGGCTATGCGTTCTCGGGAGCGCAGGCAGGCAGGCAGGGGTCCCGCAGAGAGGGGTCTTTCCCGTGGGGCGTCTACCCATGCAAGGACGGCCATATCTTCGTCTACGGGATAGTCGGTTTCTTCTGGCCACGCATCGCTGCCTGGATGGGGATGCCCGGGCTGGTTGAGGACGAGAGATTTGCCACTCCGGAAGCCAGGAGAGAGCACCACAGTGATTTTGATGCCATTTTCCTGCCCTGGCTACTGGAGCACACTCGTGACGAGCTGTTTCACTCGGCGCAGGCGCAGCGGCTACCGGTTACACCCGTATACGCCATAGATGAAGTCCTCAAGGACGCCCAGTTCAACGCCCGCGGTTTCTTTCAGGAGATAGAACATCCCGTTATCGGAAGGGCTACCTACCCCGGACTACCGTTCAAGCTGCCGGAGACGCCGACGATGCCGCAGAAACCGGCACCCTTGCTCGGCGAGCATAATTATGAAGTCTACTGTGAGCGGCTGGGGTACAGTCGCCAGGACCTGGTGCGACTGCGCGAGATGAATATCATCTAA